From the genome of Nasonia vitripennis strain AsymCx chromosome 1, Nvit_psr_1.1, whole genome shotgun sequence, one region includes:
- the LOC100119569 gene encoding uncharacterized protein LOC100119569 isoform X4 has protein sequence MASNNMWSPLPQRNNGYNKKNRENQTKLINTLMEMFGTAFESDIIASVAQTCNWKLQPSIETLLSLTSTASPESSNNDNLQAYDLWAIDPYAMTEEAQPIFDSASSEHQVDIKPATEPKVETASLCGLKVEYRPKGMENNSDDDADVVIEEESSDYRIGTLEPVQRSVNVCQFLETPSVQCPPRNTLTKVNYINTASPSRSPARNSNNNNNNNDNNSPAAQARIESYILKGYKVLVLMRGCPGSGKSYLARDIVTRTCGQGSDYSNFIFSADDYFAITNRGVYVFDASKLQDAHAYNQNRVLNAARQGWSPIIVDNTNTQAWEMQHYINMGVENGYIVETLEPNTPWFRNANELERRNKHHVPKPKIRAMLERYEPGLSGERLLRMFKLTYKTANQPPQLRKLPALPQLEPQQQQQVAATPRRQPRTPKTSVEDMSQVCDALSLIAKEYSNLETVAMPPRSNSTGIDIITDDSGVKQPNSENWTEGSSYKEESLLDLPKLGAIGSERRVSNAGISSSNSSNQTEKAIVDVKKDEENLITFDPIGTEQKVSSSKMEEVLSTDNGLSQCWDFTLLLNGMQIHSKLDEEALDVDTKEVTKVDDKQVLQTLNTEPSNEPKTEDKLKKPLSPSDSSSSSMGSLERVDMSQFDICNNPEAAVVVTPSEVTEEKPSSTGGLGSILSFIKNSFLSNEKDNLHKQENDDKDKSSSTDNLTAKLRNSSIIDTSSKLSSVTHDATANTLSSKLLGSSSNSDENNLKCEVQEGLMLSGIESVLELSGESDEFFEAPDSLPSKPAERVVEELLEASSDFQLVEQCDDLVTQMRGNDENDGNFVSEKNFTEQIKDTSGSNALTPKPDNSSSHVLFDNVDLITWQEAPFPLNDVADSTVKPEADSTNKVETCDKETFTDSYDFNVAYVGGTDDYKVLKAFNRSINEPGRHSPDESPSHRKLLLHKGTMTTNTSVLLFGERFFELEIQPAEEGSSNDRGEELVERYPQLPRAFVLDVYENCQRDFNWALDYLDSLQHDEATVSAAVEQHIAEAEAEAAGLSIEPRTNTTRVPVTVPARTSESSSSSSLSSSPQKQQIIKKEKSASSRTSSDAQLALKRQFEDKFVLSEESYKPHTLKVKSRKKRKSKAAKKTAVKQEEVVKESPQRKPSRLDHPAIEEEVDNEEEEEEYRMEDEQEETIELKLGYDFIRVLEEKFGSGGTGNDNFRPYDGLFPVIQIRKSMAQELHALWVESMESQLSFMHKQLDAMIARDAEYARSLELEEIGAMPEPENPNLKEIMDMEMALATFSNDRVSPKYRQHKKQKSKKESLEDMTSRVTERTLQDMFPFYESEMLHDIYEAHGRDFDETVRVIKENCSGKSTITMADVLKKRKTLMDELQKESRYQTSRHNQLEIQEGLDEACGGALEEVDEEDCITYDEVIQIGHKSREEARRQIALRNSNYQKASEAYQRKNPEVAAYYADVAKLHMKSIDRANATAASAFLAAQAYAHENEDILDLHHLRVDEALRALDIFLEHQLENMSKGARKSIFIITGRGARSINGHSRLKPAVSNKLNQKSINFKEANPGMLKVCLRKK, from the exons ATGGCGTCCAATAACATGTGGAGTCCACTGCCCCAGAGAAATAACGGTTACAACAAAAAGAATAGAGAAAACCAGACAAAGCTAATCAATACATTAATGGAGATGTTCGGCACGGCCTTCGAGTCCGACATCATAGCGTCTGTTGCTCAAACGTGTAATTGGAAAC TGCAACCATCGATTGAAACCCTGTTATCACTCACCTCGACCGCGAGTCCCGAATCCAGCAATAACGATAATCTACAAGCCTACGACCTTTGGGCTATTGATCCTTATGCCATGACTGAGGAAGCCCAACCGATCTTCGATTCGGCCTCGTCGGAACATCAAGTCGACATCAAACCTGCAACTGAACCGAAAGTCGAAACTGCCTCTCTCTGCGGTCTTAAAGTGGAGTACCGGCCCAAGGGCATGGAAAACAACTCGGACGACGATGCGGACGTCGTTATTGAGGAGGAGTCGAGCGATTACCGTATTGGCACTCTAGAACCTGTTCAGCGCTCTGTTAACGTCTGCCAGTTCCTAGAGACACCATCTGTCCAGTGTCCACCCAGGAACACTTTGACCAAGGTCAATTACATCAACACTGCCTCGCCATCACGTAGTCCAGCTagaaatagtaataataataataataacaacgaCAATAACAGTCCAGCGGCTCAAGCTCGCATCGAGTCGTATATTCTCAAGGGCTATAAGGTACTGGTTCTGATGCGGGGCTGCCCTGGAAGCGGCAAGTCGTATCTTGCTCGAGATATCGTGACCAGGACATGCGGCCAAGGAAGTGATTATTCCAACTTCATTTTTAGCGCCGATGACTATTTTGCCATTACTAATAGGGGCGTGTATGTGTTCGATGCTTCGAAGCTTCAAGACGCGCATGCTTACAATCAGAATCGCGTACTTAATGCTGCGAGGCAGGGCTGGAGTCCCATTATCGTCGATAATACTAATACGCAGGCCTGGGAGATGCAGCACTACATAAATATGGGG gtGGAAAACGGCTACATAGTGGAGACCTTAGAGCCAAACACACCGTGGTTTCGAAATGCAAATGAGTTGGAACGACGCAACAAACACCACGTTCCTAAGCCAAAAATTCGCGCGATGCTTGAGCGCTACGAGCCAGGCCTCAGCGGTGAGAGGCTTCTCAGGATGTTCAAGCTCACCTATAAGACCGCTAACCAGCCTCCTCAACTACGGAAGTTACCAGCTCTTCCACAGCTGGAGccacaacaacagcagcaggtaGCTGCGACACCGCGGCGACAGCCACGTACGCCCAAGACCTCGGTTGAAGACATGTCACAG GTTTGTGATGCTCTGAGTTTAATAGCCAAGGAGTACTCGAACTTAGAGACAGTAGCAATGCCCCCGAGAAGTAATTCGACGGGTATCGATATAATCACCGACGACTCCGGCGTTAAACAGCCCAACAGCGAGAATTGGACAGAAGGTAGCTCTTACAAGGAGGAGAGCCTTCTCGACCTACCCAAACTTGGGGCAATCGGCTCTGAGCGACGAGTCTCCAACGCTGGTATCAGCAGCAGTAATAGTAGTAATCAAACAGAAAAAGCTATCGTTGATGTCAAGAAAGATGAAGAGAATTTGATTACGTTCGACCCCATCGGTACCGAGCAGAAGGTTAGTTCAAGCAAAATGGAAGAAGTACTTTCGACGGATAACGGACTGTCCCAATGCTGGGACTTTACTCTACTACTGAACGGCATGCAGATTCACAGCAAACTGGACGAGGAAGCGCTTGAC GTAGACACAAAGGAAGTCACAAAAGTTGACGATAAGCAAGTTCTCCAAACGCTGAATACCGAACCTTCCAATGAACCAAAGACAGAGGATAAGTTAAAGAAGCCATTATCTCCTAGCGACAGTAGTAGTAGCAGCATGGGTAGTCTTGAGCGAGTCGACATGTCGCAATTCGACATATGCAATAATCCGGAGGCTGCAGTGGTAGTTACACCTTCGGAAGTAACCGAAGAGAAACCATCTTCCACCGGTGGTCTGGGTTCTATACTGAGCTTCATCAAGAACTCCTTCTTGAGCAACGAGAAGGACAATCTGCATAAGCAAGAGAATGATGACAAGGACAAGTCAAGCTCGACAGACAACCTGACAGCCAAGCTTAGAAACTCGTCCATTATAGACACATCTTCAAAGCTCTCCTCGGTAACCCATGACGCCACTGCTAATACTCTGTCTTCAAAGTTATTAGGCTCTAGTAGCAATAgtgatgaaaataatttaaaatgcgAGGTTCAGGAAGGTTTGATGTTATCGGGAATCGAGTCAGTACTCGAGCTCTCAGGGGAGAGTGACGAGTTCTTCGAGGCGCCGGACAGTCTACCGTCGAAACCAGCTGAACGCGTCGTCGAGGAACTGCTCGAGGCCAGCTCTGATTTTCAACTTGTCGAGCAGTGCGACGATTTAGTTACGCAAATGAGAGGAAATGACGAAAATGACGGCAATTTTGTGTCAGAGAAGAATTTCACCGAGCAGATCAAG GACACAAGCGGCAGCAATGCCTTGACACCAAAGCCCGACAACAGTAGCAGCCACGTTCTTTTTGACAACGTGGATTTGATCACCTGGCAAGAGGCTCCGTTTCCGTTGAACGATGTTGCTGACTCGACGGTAAAACCAGAGGCTGACAGTACAAACAAAGTTGAAACATGCGACAAAGAGACGTTCACAGATTCGTACGACTTCAACGTCGCTTATGTAGGCGGTACCGATGACTACAAAGTTTTGAAAGCTTTCAACAGAAGCATCAACGAGCCTGGTAGACACTCACCTGACG AGAGTCCATCGCACCGTAAACTCCTGCTGCACAAGGGTACGATGACTACTAATACGAGCGTATTACTCTTTGGCGAGCGTTTCTTTGAGCTTGAGATCCAACCAGCAGAGGAAGGTAGCAGCAACGATCGAGGCGAGGAGCTGGTCGAGCGCTATCCTCAGCTACCTCGTGCCTTTGTCCTCGACGTCTACGAGAACTGCCAGCGTGACTTCAACTGGGCTTTGGATTACTTGGATAGTTTACAGCACGATGAAGCGACCGTCAGCGCAGCCGTCGAACAGCATATCGCCGAGGCTGAGGCCGAGGCTGCTGGACTTTCTATCGAACCTCgaa CAAATACCACCAGAGTGCCTGTTACAGTACCGGCAAGAACGTCGgagtcctcctcgtcgtcgtcattgTCATCCTCGCCCCAGAAGcaacaaatcattaaaaaagaaaaaagcgccTCGTCGCGAACCTCGTCGGACGCGCAGTTGGCCCTGAAACGTCAATTCGAAGATAAATTCGTATTAAGTGAGGAGAGTTATAAACCGCATACTTTGAAGGTCAAGAGTCGGAAGAAGCGGAAATCAAAGGCCGCGAAGAAGACGGCGGTCAAGCAGGAGGAGGTAGTGAAAGAGAGTCCGCAACGGAAGCCGTCAAGATTGGACCATCCAGCGATAGAGGAGGAGGTCGATAacgaagaggaggaagaggagtaCAGGATGGAAGATGAGCAAGAAGAGACGATTGAGCTGAAGCTTggatatgattttatacgtGTACTCGAGGAGAAATTTGGTAGCGGTGGTACCGGTAATGACAACTTTCGGCCGTACGATGGTCTCTTTCCTGTCATTCAGATACGTAAATCAATGGCCCAGGAGCTGCATGCGCTCTGGGTCGAAAGCATGGAAAGTCAATTGAGTTTCATGCACAAACAGCTCGATGCTATGATTGCCAGAG ATGCTGAGTACGCCAGGTCTTTAGAGCTAGAAGAAATAGGAGCAATGCCTGAACCAGAAAATCCGAACCTCAAGGAGATCATGGACATGGAGATGGCTTTGGCGACGTTCAGCAACGATCGCGTAAGTCCTAAATATCGCCAGCACAAG aaGCAAAAGTCCAAGAAGGAGTCTCTGGAGGATATGACCTCGCGCGTTACGGAGCGTACGCTGCAGGACATGTTTCCGTTCTACGAGAGTGAAATGCTGCACGATATTTACGAGGCACACGGACGTGATTTTGACGAGACTGTACGTGTGATAAAAGAAAACTGCTCGGGCAAGTCAACTATCACCATGGCTGATGTGTTAAAGAAGCGTAAGACGCTTATGGACGAGCTGCAAAAAGAGAGCAGATACCAGACCTCAAGACATAATCAATTA gaAATCCAAGAAGGTCTTGACGAGGCTTGTGGTGGTGCTTTGGAAGAGGTGGATGAAGAAGACTGTATTACTTATGACGAAGTAATACAGATTGGACATAAGTCGCGCGAAGAGGCGAGGCGCCAAATCGCGCTCAGGAATTCGAATTATCAAAAGGCTAGCGAAGCTTATCAGCGAAAGAACCCCGAAGTGGCTGCTTATTATGCCGACGTT GCCAAATTACATATGAAGAGTATTGATCGAGCTAACGCAACGGCGGCATCAGCATTCTTGGCCGCACAAGCCTACGCTCATGAGAACGAGGATATTCTGGATCTTCACCACTTGCGAGTCGACGAGGCCTTGCGTGCCCTCGACATCTTTCTCGAGCATCAGCTGGAAAACATGTCTAAAGGAGCGCGTAAAAGTATCTTTATCATCACGGGTAGAGGCGCGCGAAGCATTAACGGACATAGCAGGCTTAAACCGGCCGTCTCTAACAAGCTTAATCAAAAGTCTATTAA tttcaaGGAGGCGAATCCTGGAATGCTGAAGGTATGCCTGCGCAAAAAATAA